In Aegilops tauschii subsp. strangulata cultivar AL8/78 chromosome 3, Aet v6.0, whole genome shotgun sequence, one genomic interval encodes:
- the LOC109749574 gene encoding uncharacterized protein, which translates to MGNCAPSRHAGESWADDGEWEEASSTSEDGDHHHHHASEVTIRITKRQLHELMERKTPGGRGSSTRQLLADIMDSGEVHHHDVHREEHWRPALQSIPEAVES; encoded by the coding sequence ATGGGGAACTGCGCGCCATCGCGGCACGCCGGGGAGTCGTGGGCCGACGACGGCGAGTGGGAGGAGGCGTCGTCCACGTCCGAGGACggcgaccaccaccaccaccacgcatCGGAGGTGACGATCAGGATCACCAAGAGGCAGCTGCACGAGCTCATGGAGAGGAAGACGCCCGGCGGCCGGGGTAGCAGCACCCGGCAGCTGCTGGCGGACATCATGGACTCCGGGGAGGTGCACCACCATGACGTGCACCGGGAGGAGCACTGGAGGCCCGCGCTGCAGAGCATTCCGGAGGCCGTCGAGTCGTGA
- the LOC109749572 gene encoding uncharacterized protein yields the protein MGNCAASRHAGESWADDGEWEEASSTSEDGDHHHHNHHDASEEHLSEVTIRITKRQLHELMERKTPGGRGSSTRQLLADIMDSGEVHHHDVHREEHWRPALQSIPEAVES from the coding sequence ATGGGGAACTGCGCGGCGTCGCGGCACGCCGGGGAGTCGTGGGCCGACGACGGCGAGTGGGAGGAGGCGTCGTCCACGTCCGAGGACggcgaccaccaccaccacaacCACCATGACGCGTCGGAGGAGCACTTGTCGGAGGTGACGATCAGGATCACCAAGAGGCAGCTGCACGAGCTGATGGAGAGGAAGACGCCCGGCGGCCGGGGTAGCAGTACCCGGCAGCTGCTGGCGGACATCATGGACTCCGGGGAGGTGCACCACCATGACGTGCACCGGGAGGAGCACTGGAGGCCCGCGCTGCAGAGCATTCCGGAGGCCGTCGAGTCGTGA